The Elaeis guineensis isolate ETL-2024a chromosome 13, EG11, whole genome shotgun sequence genome includes a region encoding these proteins:
- the LOC105032972 gene encoding uncharacterized protein isoform X4, translating to MPIVILNGTMAVMDKYLGTNQVLCDILKSEQSIMRRHQQRKGSTTNDSKQAPRAKTRLISSLLFPSTGLVRTLTKDQWEILHILPHLWCFFLRV from the exons ATGCCAATAGTCATTTTGAACG GTACCATGGCCGTTATGGATAAATATCTTGGAACTAATCAAGTGCTTTGTGACATCCTTAAATCTGAGCAGTCTATCATGAGAAGGCATCAGCAAAGAAAAGGGAGCACAACCAATGATTCCAAGCAGGCACCAAG GGCCAAGACCAGACTCATCTCCTCTCTTTTGTTTCCAAGCACAGGTCTGGTGCGCACATTAACCAAAGACCAGTG GGAAATTCTCCACATTTTGCCGCATCTCTGGTGCTTCTTTCTCCGTGTCTAG